In Candidatus Cohnella colombiensis, one DNA window encodes the following:
- a CDS encoding ATP-binding protein, whose amino-acid sequence MKFKLAMRLSWRMTWQLVLSLVLASVTFYLLLVLVERISRDMPLLRRLLLWGFNNFGSSSSFRIGFFIGVFVIIYMILFNWRRYMYMNQISQTVEHIAKGNLNDRFPVKQSNEVTVLANHMNALVEQLSHSLEEERRAEQTKNELVTNVSHDLRTPLTSILGYLGLIEQDRYRDEVELRQYVQIAYDKSERLKLLIDDLFEYTRMRHDAVAMKQVSLNLVEMMKQLLVHYRLTIEEANMVGQVHASDQSIVVLGDPDKLIRVFENLLMNAITYGSDGGKVDIHVHKSMDVAIVEVVNYGEPIPAGDLPQLFERFYRIDKSRTEHEGGTGLGLAIAKGLVERQGGTISVTSDRTSTCFQVKLPLGL is encoded by the coding sequence TTGAAATTTAAACTCGCAATGCGGTTGTCTTGGCGAATGACATGGCAGCTTGTACTTAGCTTGGTACTTGCCTCGGTTACATTTTATCTTTTGCTGGTTTTAGTGGAACGCATTTCTCGTGATATGCCTTTATTACGAAGGCTTTTATTGTGGGGATTTAATAATTTTGGATCTTCCAGTTCATTTCGCATCGGTTTTTTTATTGGAGTGTTCGTCATTATCTATATGATCCTATTTAATTGGCGAAGATATATGTATATGAACCAAATTAGTCAAACGGTTGAGCATATCGCGAAAGGGAATTTGAATGATCGGTTCCCAGTGAAACAGAGCAATGAAGTAACGGTGCTGGCCAATCATATGAATGCACTCGTTGAACAATTAAGCCACTCATTGGAGGAAGAGAGGCGTGCTGAACAGACGAAAAATGAGCTTGTAACGAATGTGTCTCACGATCTTCGGACACCGCTCACTTCTATTCTTGGTTATTTGGGGTTAATTGAACAAGATCGTTATCGAGATGAAGTGGAGTTGCGCCAATATGTGCAGATAGCATATGACAAGTCAGAGCGGTTGAAGCTATTAATTGATGATTTGTTTGAATATACCCGTATGCGACACGATGCGGTTGCTATGAAGCAAGTATCGCTAAATCTTGTTGAGATGATGAAACAACTGCTCGTCCATTATCGGTTAACAATTGAAGAGGCGAATATGGTCGGACAAGTGCATGCAAGCGATCAATCGATTGTTGTATTGGGTGATCCTGATAAGCTCATTCGTGTATTTGAGAATCTGCTAATGAACGCCATCACTTATGGAAGCGATGGAGGGAAAGTAGATATTCATGTTCATAAATCGATGGATGTAGCGATCGTGGAAGTTGTGAATTACGGGGAGCCGATTCCAGCGGGCGATCTGCCGCAATTGTTCGAGCGATTTTATCGTATAGATAAATCTAGAACAGAGCATGAGGGAGGAACCGGTCTAGGGTTGGCTATTGCAAAGGGACTCGTTGAACGTCAAGGTGGGACGATCTCGGTGACGAGTGATCGCACGAGTACATGCTTTCAAGTGAAGCTTCCACTGGGGTTATAG
- a CDS encoding DUF2627 domain-containing protein: MKLTIQRLIAVLLLVIPGIGATYGFLLMKDAFFNYFAYSANSELKLDFEWGMFVLGAILFLCGIGFIGGWTFYRDRKRNYLSSRFRPKRTRPVTKSQTENKAEE; this comes from the coding sequence ATGAAACTAACGATCCAGAGATTAATCGCCGTCTTATTGCTTGTCATTCCGGGGATCGGAGCGACATATGGCTTTCTTTTGATGAAGGATGCATTTTTTAATTACTTTGCATATAGTGCTAATTCGGAGCTAAAGCTTGACTTCGAGTGGGGAATGTTTGTGCTAGGTGCCATTTTATTTTTATGTGGAATCGGGTTTATCGGAGGCTGGACCTTCTACCGCGATCGGAAGCGCAATTACTTGTCCTCTCGTTTCCGTCCCAAGCGTACTCGTCCAGTGACGAAATCACAAACTGAAAATAAAGCTGAAGAATAA
- the lpdA gene encoding dihydrolipoyl dehydrogenase — translation MPIEVDVAIIGGGPGGYTAAVRAAQAGRSVVLIERDKLGGTCLHSGCIPSKSLLRSAEVYATIADAASYGITLPEGRAIVDWKAVHARKDGIVKQLHNGLQALMKQHQITVLNGSGRVIGPSIFSPRSGAIAVELANGESETVVPSNVIIATGSRPRKLAGLPYEGTTIVTSDEAFAWTTRPRDILIVGGGVIGVEWASMLSDFGTQVTLVETADRILPGEDKDISIEIAKALKKRGVTILTSATLDVDSCSVSESGVQADVQVKGQSQTIQAEKMLVSIGRQGNSDFLGLENTDVKTEHGFITVNPKTLQTTETHIYAIGDCIGGVQLAHAAMHEATIAVDHLLGHKPSRSTDRDIPRCIYSRPEAAAIGWSEADAKANGFKIKSAKIPFRVLGKALVYGESDGFAKVVADEDSGDILGVHLVGAHATELIAEAALAKLLDAVPWEFGRTIHPHPTLSEALQEVMLAVDGTASHG, via the coding sequence ATGCCGATCGAAGTGGATGTGGCTATTATAGGTGGAGGACCAGGTGGATATACAGCAGCAGTACGAGCAGCTCAAGCTGGTCGTAGCGTTGTACTGATTGAACGGGATAAGCTGGGCGGGACGTGTCTGCATAGCGGATGTATTCCAAGTAAGTCGCTATTGCGCAGTGCAGAGGTATATGCGACGATCGCGGATGCTGCTTCTTACGGGATCACCTTGCCAGAGGGCCGTGCAATTGTAGATTGGAAGGCAGTACATGCCCGTAAAGATGGAATCGTGAAACAGCTACATAATGGATTGCAGGCATTAATGAAGCAACATCAAATAACGGTATTGAACGGAAGTGGCCGTGTCATTGGTCCATCGATTTTCTCACCGCGAAGTGGCGCAATTGCTGTTGAATTAGCGAATGGAGAGTCGGAAACGGTCGTTCCAAGCAATGTCATCATTGCTACAGGGTCAAGACCGCGCAAGTTAGCGGGTCTCCCTTATGAAGGGACTACGATTGTCACAAGTGATGAAGCATTTGCCTGGACGACAAGACCCAGGGATATTCTCATTGTCGGTGGAGGCGTGATAGGCGTTGAATGGGCATCTATGCTCAGTGATTTCGGTACACAGGTTACACTTGTGGAAACGGCTGATCGTATTTTGCCTGGAGAAGACAAGGATATCAGTATTGAAATCGCTAAAGCATTGAAGAAGCGTGGTGTGACGATCTTAACGAGCGCGACATTAGACGTTGACTCCTGTAGCGTATCTGAATCAGGAGTGCAAGCCGACGTTCAAGTGAAAGGTCAATCACAGACAATCCAAGCGGAGAAGATGCTCGTATCGATTGGACGACAAGGTAATAGCGACTTTCTCGGATTAGAAAATACGGATGTGAAAACAGAGCACGGGTTTATTACGGTTAATCCAAAGACGCTACAAACGACGGAAACGCATATTTACGCGATTGGGGACTGTATCGGGGGCGTACAGCTAGCGCATGCAGCGATGCACGAAGCGACCATTGCGGTAGATCACCTGCTAGGGCATAAGCCTTCTCGCTCGACTGATCGCGATATTCCACGCTGTATCTATTCACGACCAGAGGCGGCAGCGATCGGATGGTCCGAAGCGGATGCGAAAGCGAATGGTTTTAAGATAAAATCTGCAAAAATTCCTTTCCGCGTTCTAGGCAAAGCACTTGTTTACGGAGAAAGCGATGGATTTGCGAAAGTCGTCGCTGATGAAGATAGCGGAGACATTCTCGGTGTTCATCTCGTAGGTGCTCATGCTACCGAACTGATCGCAGAAGCAGCACTTGCAAAGCTGCTGGATGCAGTGCCATGGGAATTTGGACGCACTATCCACCCTCATCCTACATTGTCAGAGGCACTGCAAGAAGTGATGCTAGCTGTCGACGGTACTGCTTCGCACGGTTGA
- a CDS encoding thiamine pyrophosphate-dependent dehydrogenase E1 component subunit alpha: MKQVEAIGQTLRHIAVGLSDERAVSMYKTMMLARRFDERGQLLKLAGKVNFHISGITQEPSQVAMGFAMDTDHDWFLPYYRDYGFVLSVGMTVKELMLSLYAKGEDPNSAGRQMPGHFGSKRLRMATGSSPVTTQVPHAAGLALASKMRGEPSVAIVSFGDGSSNQGDFHEGCNFAGVHQLPVIFICQNNQYAISVPLEKQTRGRICDRALGYGFPGIRVDGHDPLEVYRVVKEARERAIAGEGPTLIEIMTYRVTGHSATDNDLEYRSKEEVEQHKNNDPLPRYQQYLVEAGLWSEEQEKAFQVEVRAIIDEANQYAEKAAFQSVEDSLRYVYAESNGEGH, from the coding sequence ATGAAGCAAGTTGAAGCTATTGGGCAAACTCTTAGACATATTGCCGTTGGCTTGTCCGATGAGCGGGCTGTCAGCATGTATAAAACGATGATGCTTGCTCGCCGTTTCGATGAACGCGGGCAACTACTTAAGCTAGCAGGTAAAGTTAATTTTCATATTTCGGGCATAACTCAGGAGCCTTCTCAGGTTGCGATGGGCTTTGCTATGGATACAGACCATGACTGGTTTTTACCGTATTATCGGGATTATGGGTTTGTATTGTCGGTAGGCATGACCGTTAAAGAATTGATGTTGTCACTGTATGCGAAGGGAGAAGATCCGAATAGTGCGGGTCGTCAGATGCCAGGACATTTTGGCAGCAAACGGCTAAGAATGGCTACTGGCTCTAGTCCTGTTACGACACAAGTGCCACATGCCGCCGGACTTGCGCTTGCCTCGAAGATGAGAGGAGAGCCGTCAGTAGCGATCGTGTCGTTCGGAGACGGTTCGAGTAATCAGGGTGATTTCCACGAAGGCTGTAACTTTGCGGGAGTTCATCAATTACCTGTGATCTTCATCTGTCAAAATAACCAGTATGCGATCTCTGTCCCACTTGAGAAACAAACGCGCGGACGAATTTGTGATCGTGCTTTAGGCTATGGTTTCCCAGGGATTCGTGTTGACGGGCATGATCCTCTAGAAGTGTATCGTGTTGTGAAAGAAGCGCGTGAACGTGCGATTGCAGGCGAAGGACCAACATTGATTGAGATCATGACTTATCGCGTTACCGGACACTCTGCAACCGATAACGATTTGGAATACCGCTCGAAGGAAGAAGTGGAACAGCATAAGAACAACGATCCACTTCCACGATATCAACAATATCTTGTAGAAGCGGGATTGTGGTCGGAGGAGCAAGAGAAGGCTTTCCAAGTAGAAGTGCGAGCGATCATAGATGAGGCGAATCAATATGCAGAGAAGGCAGCCTTCCAATCAGTTGAAGATTCGCTGCGCTATGTGTACGCGGAATCGAACGGGGAGGGTCACTAA
- a CDS encoding alpha-ketoacid dehydrogenase subunit beta encodes MAVIEYIEAIRLAMKEEMERDTNVFILGEDVGKKGGVFGTTKGLYQQFGEERAIDTPLAESAIAGVAIGAAMAGMRPVAEMQYSDFMFPATNQIISEAAKIRYRSNNDWECPIVIRAPIGGGVFGGLYHSQCPESVFFGTPGLKIVAPATAYDAKGLLKAAIRDPDPVLFFENKKCYRLITGEVPEGDYVVPIGQSNVMRQGSDITVIGYSMPLHFAMQAAEELSHDEGIEAHILDLRTLQPLDREGILEAVAKTGKVLIIHEDNKTGGIGAEVAAIIAEELLYDLDAPIRRLCGPDIPAMPINPPGEKNFLLNKEKVKAAMLELARY; translated from the coding sequence ATGGCTGTTATTGAATATATCGAAGCGATTCGTCTGGCGATGAAAGAGGAGATGGAACGCGACACGAATGTTTTTATTCTCGGTGAGGATGTAGGGAAAAAGGGCGGCGTCTTCGGTACGACCAAAGGACTGTACCAACAGTTCGGTGAAGAGCGTGCGATTGATACTCCATTGGCGGAATCCGCTATTGCGGGTGTAGCAATTGGTGCGGCAATGGCCGGAATGCGTCCTGTTGCAGAGATGCAATATTCGGACTTTATGTTCCCTGCTACGAATCAAATCATCAGTGAAGCTGCAAAAATCCGTTACCGCTCCAACAACGATTGGGAATGTCCAATCGTCATTCGCGCACCAATTGGTGGCGGTGTATTTGGCGGATTGTATCATTCGCAATGTCCAGAGTCGGTATTTTTCGGCACACCAGGACTGAAGATTGTTGCTCCTGCAACAGCTTATGATGCGAAAGGGCTGCTCAAAGCGGCTATTCGTGATCCTGATCCGGTCTTGTTTTTCGAGAATAAAAAATGCTATCGACTCATTACGGGCGAAGTGCCTGAAGGGGATTATGTTGTTCCGATTGGACAGTCGAATGTGATGAGACAAGGCAGTGATATTACTGTTATCGGATACAGTATGCCGCTACACTTTGCGATGCAGGCTGCAGAAGAGCTGTCGCATGATGAAGGTATAGAGGCGCACATTTTGGACCTTCGCACACTGCAACCACTTGATCGTGAAGGTATCCTTGAAGCCGTAGCTAAGACAGGGAAAGTGCTCATTATACATGAAGATAACAAAACAGGTGGTATCGGCGCAGAAGTAGCTGCAATCATTGCTGAAGAGCTGTTGTACGATCTAGATGCTCCAATTCGTCGCTTGTGTGGTCCAGATATTCCTGCGATGCCGATCAACCCGCCAGGCGAGAAAAACTTCCTGCTTAACAAAGAGAAGGTTAAAGCCGCGATGTTAGAGTTGGCTCGGTATTAA
- a CDS encoding dihydrolipoamide acetyltransferase family protein: protein MAKQIVEITMPQLAESLVSATLDHWLKEPGDTVDMYEPLCELITDKVNAELPSTERGTIVKHLVGAGETVQVGEPICLIEVEADEVAPTHTDAAGQIEATTPHPQQHSSQRSPSIAASKHDENAPMRNRFSPAVQRLASERGIDLNHVAGTGEGGRITRKDVLAYVPGTTQSSPVPFVTMEPGVAVRSTGIHLSQEPRIPTFETEGHEMGKGRGEYFMDVTPIRNTIASRMRQSVTEIPHAWTMIEVDVTNLVLLRSKLKEDFQRREGINLTYMPFLIKAVVNAIKDYPIMNSVWAVDKIIVKRDINISLAVGTEDSVITPVIRNADQKNVPGLAHELDDLIRKSRTNKISLNDVQGGTFTVNNTGAFGSILSQPIINYPQAAILTFESIVKKPVVINDMIGVRSMVNLCLSLDHRILDGVICGRFLQRVKENLESYNLDTKLY, encoded by the coding sequence ATGGCAAAACAAATCGTCGAAATTACGATGCCACAGCTGGCAGAATCGCTCGTGTCAGCTACGCTCGATCACTGGCTAAAGGAGCCAGGTGATACAGTTGATATGTATGAGCCCCTTTGTGAGCTCATTACGGATAAAGTAAATGCAGAGCTGCCGTCGACGGAGCGCGGAACGATCGTGAAGCATCTGGTTGGAGCGGGAGAAACCGTTCAAGTTGGTGAACCGATCTGTTTGATCGAGGTTGAAGCGGACGAAGTAGCACCGACTCATACTGATGCAGCGGGACAGATTGAAGCTACGACACCGCATCCGCAACAGCATAGCTCGCAACGTTCGCCAAGTATTGCTGCAAGCAAGCATGACGAGAACGCACCGATGCGTAACCGCTTTTCACCAGCTGTACAGCGACTTGCGAGTGAACGTGGTATTGATCTTAATCATGTTGCTGGAACTGGAGAAGGTGGTCGGATTACACGCAAAGATGTGCTCGCGTATGTGCCGGGTACTACTCAATCATCTCCAGTACCTTTCGTCACAATGGAACCTGGAGTTGCTGTACGCTCGACAGGGATCCACTTGTCGCAAGAACCGCGCATTCCAACTTTCGAAACCGAAGGGCATGAAATGGGCAAGGGCCGTGGCGAATATTTCATGGACGTCACACCTATTAGGAATACGATCGCAAGTCGGATGCGCCAGAGCGTCACCGAAATTCCACATGCATGGACGATGATCGAAGTCGACGTGACGAATCTCGTCTTGCTACGTAGCAAGCTGAAAGAAGATTTCCAACGGCGTGAAGGCATAAATCTGACCTATATGCCGTTCTTGATTAAGGCAGTTGTCAATGCAATAAAAGACTACCCGATCATGAACTCTGTCTGGGCAGTAGATAAGATTATCGTTAAGCGTGATATCAATATTTCACTAGCTGTCGGAACTGAGGACTCTGTTATTACGCCTGTTATCCGCAATGCGGATCAGAAAAATGTCCCTGGACTTGCTCATGAGCTTGATGATCTCATTCGCAAATCACGTACGAACAAAATTTCACTAAACGATGTTCAAGGCGGGACGTTTACAGTGAACAATACAGGCGCATTTGGTTCGATCCTTTCACAGCCGATCATCAATTATCCGCAAGCTGCGATTTTGACGTTCGAATCCATTGTGAAGAAGCCGGTCGTCATTAATGATATGATTGGTGTACGTTCAATGGTGAACTTATGCTTATCTCTAGATCACCGGATATTGGATGGTGTCATCTGTGGACGGTTCCTGCAACGGGTGAAGGAGAACTTAGAAAGCTACAATTTAGATACAAAGTTATATTAA
- the lipB gene encoding lipoyl(octanoyl) transferase LipB: MNDLNIEWLSRMDYDEAWQLQKQLVREIDREERSDALLLVEHPPTYTIGSDRHPEHLLYSEQELRTHGIQLYEIDRGGDITYHGPGQLVGYPILYLDAVGLDLHAYLRKLEEAIIVLLEQYGVVAGRKAAYTGVWVGDAKVAAIGVKFNKARTRRGFVTSHGFALNVKQGIEQEGFQGIVPCGIAEYGVTSIEALTGLTLDVEEVGRKLVPHFCNVFGYSDTNQKENLRSSAQ, translated from the coding sequence ATGAACGACTTAAACATAGAGTGGCTATCTAGAATGGACTACGACGAAGCGTGGCAGCTACAAAAGCAGCTCGTACGTGAAATTGATCGTGAGGAGCGATCAGATGCGCTGTTGCTCGTGGAGCATCCTCCAACTTACACAATCGGCTCAGACCGTCATCCAGAGCATCTATTATACAGTGAGCAGGAACTTCGCACTCATGGAATACAGCTCTATGAAATTGATCGCGGTGGCGACATTACTTATCATGGACCAGGCCAGCTGGTTGGTTATCCCATTCTCTACTTAGATGCGGTTGGACTTGATCTCCATGCCTATTTGCGCAAATTGGAGGAAGCAATTATTGTTCTTCTGGAGCAGTATGGAGTCGTAGCCGGCAGAAAAGCTGCATACACAGGCGTATGGGTAGGTGATGCTAAAGTGGCTGCTATTGGAGTCAAATTCAATAAAGCACGAACCCGCAGAGGCTTCGTAACGAGCCACGGGTTCGCGCTGAATGTGAAGCAAGGAATTGAGCAGGAAGGCTTTCAAGGCATTGTGCCCTGTGGTATTGCTGAGTATGGTGTAACTTCTATTGAAGCGCTAACCGGATTAACTTTAGATGTCGAAGAAGTCGGACGCAAGCTCGTCCCACACTTCTGCAACGTGTTTGGTTATAGTGATACTAATCAAAAAGAAAACCTACGCTCATCAGCACAGTAG
- a CDS encoding M20/M25/M40 family metallo-hydrolase, with protein sequence MVQKERLLQEFMELIRIDSETKHETEISKVLKQKFTALGLEVTEDDVAQKIGHGAGNLFAWLPATTGQEQVAPILFTSHMDTVAPGNGIQPRLDEDGYIRSNGTTILGADDKAGLSAMFEAIRALKENNVAHGGIQFVITVGEESGLLGSRAMDGSRLRAKYGYALDSNGAIGDIAVAAPTNSRQYITIRGKAAHAGVNPEDGISAIQVASRAVAKMKLGRIDAQTTANIGRFEGGGEVNIVTDSIKIYAEARSQVQEKMEQQIEAMRAAVESATQEAGAEFEFETMTIYPAYSYGDEDEVVQVAKAAIEAIGLTPRTFSSGGGSDANMFNGNGVPTVNLAVGYEDIHTVKERIKADDLVKVTELVLSIIEQTVKQGK encoded by the coding sequence ATGGTTCAAAAAGAGAGATTATTGCAAGAATTTATGGAGTTAATTCGCATTGATAGCGAGACTAAGCATGAGACAGAAATTAGCAAGGTGCTGAAGCAGAAGTTTACGGCACTTGGATTAGAAGTGACAGAAGATGATGTCGCACAGAAAATTGGACATGGCGCAGGCAATTTATTCGCATGGCTTCCTGCAACAACTGGGCAGGAGCAAGTTGCACCGATTTTGTTTACTTCCCATATGGACACCGTAGCCCCTGGGAATGGCATTCAACCGCGATTAGATGAGGATGGCTATATTCGCAGCAATGGGACGACGATTCTTGGTGCGGATGACAAAGCGGGGCTGTCTGCGATGTTCGAGGCCATCCGTGCGCTAAAAGAAAATAATGTGGCTCATGGTGGGATTCAATTCGTCATTACAGTGGGCGAAGAATCCGGACTGCTCGGCTCAAGAGCGATGGATGGATCACGCTTACGTGCAAAGTATGGATATGCACTCGATTCAAATGGTGCGATTGGCGATATTGCCGTTGCTGCACCGACGAATTCGCGTCAATATATTACGATTCGGGGTAAGGCGGCTCACGCAGGTGTTAATCCCGAGGATGGAATTAGTGCGATTCAGGTTGCTTCGCGTGCGGTTGCTAAGATGAAGCTTGGGCGGATCGATGCTCAGACGACAGCGAACATTGGCCGGTTTGAAGGAGGTGGCGAAGTGAATATCGTCACGGATTCCATAAAGATATACGCCGAGGCTCGCAGTCAAGTTCAAGAGAAGATGGAGCAGCAAATCGAGGCTATGCGAGCTGCAGTTGAGAGTGCTACGCAAGAAGCAGGAGCTGAGTTTGAATTTGAGACGATGACAATATATCCAGCGTATAGCTATGGCGACGAGGATGAAGTCGTTCAGGTAGCTAAAGCTGCGATTGAAGCAATCGGCTTAACGCCGCGTACATTCTCATCAGGCGGCGGAAGTGATGCGAATATGTTTAACGGTAATGGTGTGCCGACAGTGAACTTGGCAGTGGGCTATGAAGATATTCATACGGTGAAGGAACGGATTAAAGCAGACGATTTGGTGAAAGTAACCGAGCTCGTACTGTCGATTATCGAACAGACAGTAAAACAAGGCAAATAG
- a CDS encoding NUDIX hydrolase, which yields MSDKAIQEHPFYERTLDSEQIFQGRVISLQVDTVSLPNGESATREIVRHPGAVAVLALVDNKMLVVEQFRKPLEKLQVEIPAGKLDQGEEPVAAAARELEEETGYRAKSLQHLSSFSTSPGFADEIIHLYFTNDVTKGDIHLDDDEFLTCEAITLDQAISYIDEGRICDSKTLLAVYAWRIYTLTGSF from the coding sequence ATGTCAGACAAAGCGATTCAGGAGCATCCATTTTATGAACGAACACTAGATTCAGAGCAAATTTTTCAAGGTAGAGTCATTTCGTTACAGGTTGATACGGTTAGCTTACCGAACGGGGAAAGTGCTACAAGAGAAATTGTACGTCATCCTGGTGCTGTAGCTGTGTTGGCATTAGTCGATAATAAGATGCTTGTTGTGGAACAATTCCGTAAGCCACTAGAGAAGCTCCAAGTTGAAATTCCTGCAGGTAAGCTCGATCAAGGTGAAGAGCCTGTTGCGGCAGCTGCTAGAGAGTTAGAGGAAGAGACGGGCTATCGTGCGAAATCACTGCAGCACTTAAGCTCTTTCTCTACATCGCCAGGCTTTGCAGATGAGATCATCCATCTGTATTTTACGAACGATGTGACCAAAGGCGATATCCATCTCGATGATGATGAATTCCTCACCTGTGAAGCGATTACCTTAGATCAAGCGATAAGCTATATCGACGAAGGACGGATTTGCGATAGCAAAACGTTATTGGCGGTATATGCTTGGCGTATTTACACACTAACAGGCTCGTTCTAA
- a CDS encoding endonuclease Q family protein, which yields MSVEQAPDKLNRYFADLHVHIGRSQSGQPVKISASKSLTFRSIAHEAAKRKGIAMIGIVDSHSPEVQADMIACLDNGEMEEIAGGGIRYQGTTLLLGVEMEVRDEGGGPYHLLGFLPNLQAMQQWTEWMKSCVTNIHLSSQRLRVSGLELQQELLARGGILIPAHIFTPHRGLLGCSSDRLDHRLKADGIAAIELGLSADTDMAGRISELNRYAFLSNSDAHSAQMIGRECNEFKCAVPSFVELVQTLSGTNGREIVTNYGLHPLLGKYHSTACLNCKTVIAIGHQGACPKCGSNKFVRGVSGRIEHLADQDNSQVITRRPPYRQQVPLHFFPGVGRVMRERLLTEVGTEMEVLHRAPLEKLIEVAGVRIADSIIDARDGKLTYTAGSGGTYGKIGHS from the coding sequence ATGAGTGTGGAGCAAGCGCCGGATAAGTTAAATCGTTATTTCGCAGATTTGCATGTTCATATCGGACGATCGCAAAGTGGTCAACCTGTCAAAATAAGCGCAAGCAAGTCCCTTACATTTCGCTCAATCGCTCATGAGGCAGCGAAGCGCAAAGGGATCGCGATGATCGGTATTGTTGATAGCCACTCTCCTGAAGTGCAAGCGGATATGATTGCCTGCTTGGACAATGGCGAGATGGAAGAAATAGCAGGTGGCGGCATTCGCTATCAAGGGACGACGTTACTTTTAGGTGTGGAGATGGAAGTGAGGGATGAAGGTGGCGGACCCTATCACTTGCTAGGATTTCTCCCGAATTTACAGGCGATGCAGCAATGGACCGAATGGATGAAGTCATGTGTAACCAATATTCACCTTAGTTCTCAGCGACTACGTGTATCAGGTCTTGAGCTTCAGCAAGAGCTACTGGCACGTGGCGGCATTCTAATTCCTGCACACATCTTCACCCCCCATCGCGGATTGCTGGGCTGTTCATCAGATCGTCTAGACCATAGACTCAAAGCAGATGGAATCGCAGCGATTGAATTAGGACTGAGTGCGGATACAGATATGGCAGGCCGAATATCTGAGCTGAATCGATACGCTTTCTTATCGAATTCAGATGCGCATTCTGCGCAGATGATCGGAAGAGAATGCAATGAGTTTAAATGTGCGGTCCCTTCTTTCGTGGAGCTCGTCCAAACGCTAAGTGGGACGAATGGGAGAGAAATTGTTACGAACTACGGACTGCATCCTCTGTTAGGTAAATATCACTCCACTGCTTGCCTTAACTGTAAGACTGTAATTGCGATAGGACATCAAGGTGCTTGTCCGAAATGCGGAAGCAACAAATTCGTGCGCGGGGTGTCAGGTCGAATCGAGCATTTAGCAGATCAGGACAATTCGCAAGTAATCACTAGGCGTCCACCTTACCGGCAGCAGGTACCGCTTCATTTTTTCCCAGGTGTCGGACGTGTCATGCGTGAACGGTTGCTAACAGAGGTTGGAACGGAGATGGAGGTGCTACATCGCGCTCCTTTGGAGAAGCTGATAGAAGTTGCAGGAGTGCGTATTGCTGATTCCATCATAGATGCAAGAGATGGCAAGCTGACATACACAGCAGGCAGTGGAGGTACATACGGTAAGATAGGGCATTCATAG
- the spoIIM gene encoding stage II sporulation protein M, with protein sequence MLRVWNLSARNNVHLYVFVGVLIVVGAIFGVLLTSALTLEQQQELSEQLNVYMSGMSSDSSHAAVVFWDRFFFYGKWLLLIWLLGISVIGLPVVLLLDFIKGVLIGFSAGILIQQFAWKGVLLFLASTAIQNAILIPVLIIATVSASRFAYFIVRERLFRRKGQMMPPFLAHCAVTVFMLLFICGVCCYEAFVSPLLLGWV encoded by the coding sequence ATGCTGCGTGTGTGGAATTTGTCGGCAAGGAACAATGTACATTTGTACGTGTTTGTCGGAGTTTTGATCGTTGTAGGAGCGATCTTCGGAGTGTTGCTGACGAGCGCTTTAACACTGGAGCAGCAGCAGGAATTGTCAGAGCAGTTAAACGTCTATATGTCCGGAATGAGTTCTGATTCCTCACATGCTGCTGTGGTTTTCTGGGATCGCTTCTTTTTCTATGGCAAATGGTTGTTACTCATCTGGCTACTAGGCATATCGGTCATTGGACTACCGGTCGTATTGTTGCTAGATTTTATAAAAGGTGTATTAATCGGTTTCTCAGCTGGTATACTTATTCAGCAGTTCGCTTGGAAAGGTGTACTATTGTTTCTTGCTTCCACTGCGATTCAGAACGCGATTCTCATTCCTGTGCTTATTATCGCAACAGTGTCCGCTTCGAGATTTGCTTATTTTATCGTACGGGAGCGATTATTTCGCAGAAAAGGTCAGATGATGCCTCCATTTCTCGCGCACTGTGCAGTCACGGTGTTTATGCTGTTGTTCATATGTGGTGTATGTTGCTATGAAGCATTCGTCTCACCTTTGTTGCTAGGTTGGGTTTGA